A part of Entelurus aequoreus isolate RoL-2023_Sb linkage group LG03, RoL_Eaeq_v1.1, whole genome shotgun sequence genomic DNA contains:
- the bend3 gene encoding BEN domain-containing protein 3 isoform X1, which yields MTSVNTQQIRKKGGTVVIQDIIMFLSAEHKHVKKSKETEDFAVCEALGECGGGSPGANEAGKRTSAEMEPDAKQYSTSKRVRIAGEMRHYLTDDSSRQEPLCLSTSNVKRDNIRGKSRVSYRKPLFSISHRISEKKNTPSVDQQADQGAGHKAGLFSSALLSSEGNGLPEALSSLDGSGQVWSKDSNLYPLIEKMFFILNSLSSSMTQLHSKVDLLSLEVMRIKKHIKPVEMVADFQPPPEYLLTSEELNSLMKQTSSAGELGCRLLVHLFPELFKARERSHDCVTSKRSLESLHLQLIRNYVEACYPSVRNLSVWQDECLPQLNDFFNRFWAQRDMESGRLLRKQTIAGEEITAAHPQTYRFINEQGREEHILQGNQQSSLVGPFNDQATEELDELASPEDLVIFLMHRLFPELFEEGNKVSEGSNCLNSMGQLILDSDRMEIIKTYMETNFPDVPEESWLQVCIQHMEDALDCPHSNGNGSEPDNINDESYDLASIPEEGSVLKVLDICGNERTSRKPKRSLLSPIDFDNMEIPLPNFTVPQELLLSNEQLKYNYECSLSIGNFASRLLVLMFPELFTHENTRKQYNCSGSLGKKQLDPLRVNLVRHYVQLVYPQARNDRVWTMEFVGKLDERCRRRDTEQRRSYLQHRKVYGQDAEQDFGLNQLHPDALREDPEIPLLPPEKSSKDFCKIPLDELTVSKPDFPVQSVYLLSDVEVREIVQQSLSVGNFAARLLVRLFPELFTQDNLRLQYNHSGACNKKQLDPARLRLIRHYVETVYPVEKMEEVWHYECVPSIDERCRRPNRKKCDILKKAKRSNSVL from the exons ATGACAAGTGTGAACACACAGCAAATACGCAAAAAGGGAGGTACGGTGGTTATTCAAGACATTATTATGTTCTTATCGGCAGAACACAAGCATGTTAAAAAATCTAAAGAGACTGAGGACTTTGCTGTTTGTGAGGCACTGGGAGAGTGTGGGGGAGGATCTCCTGGGGCCAATGAGGCTGGTAAACGGACCTCTGCAGAAATGGAGCCTGACGCTAAGCAGTACTCAACTAGCAAGCGAGTCAGAATCGCAGGAGAG ATGAGGCACTACTTGACAGATGACAGCAGCCGCCAGGAGCCTCTGTGTCTCAGCACGAGCAACGTTAAGAGGGACAACATCCGTGGGAAATCCAGAGTTTCTTACAGAAAGCCTCTGTTCAGTATCTCCCACAGGATCTCTGAGAAGAAGAACACGCCAAGTGTAGATCAGCAGGCTGATCAAGGTGCTGGACATAAGGCTGGCCTCTTCTCTTCCGCTCTCCTAAGTTCAGAAGGAAATGGCTTACCGGAAGCTTTGTCAAGCCTGGATGGTTCAGGCCAAGTGTGGTCAAAAGACTCTAACCTCTACCCTCTGAttgagaaaatgtttttcattctcAACAGTCTAAGTTCCAGCATGACTCAGTTGCATAGCAAAGTGGACCTTTTAAGTCTTGAGGTTATGCGAATAAAGAAGCATATCAAACCAGTGGAGATGGTGGCAGACTTCCAACCTCCTCCTGAGTATCTGCTAACAAGCGAAGAGTTGAATTCTTTAATGAAGCAGACATCCAGTGCTGGGGAGCTGGGGTGTCGCTTACTGGTACATCTCTTCCCCGAGCTGTTCAAAGCCAGGGAGCGCTCCCATGACTGTGTGACAAGCAAGAGATCACTGGAGTCTCTACATCTGCAGCTGATCCGTAACTATGTGGAGGCATGCTATCCATCGGTCAGGAACCTTAGTGTTTGGCAGGATGAGTGTCTCCCTCAGCTAAATGACTTTTTTAATCGTTTCTGGGCTCAGAGGGACATGGAAAGCGGTAGGCTGCTAAGGAAGCAGACAATAGCAGGGGAAGAGATCACAGCGGCACATCCTCAAACCTATCGTTTCATAAATGAGCAGGGTCGTGAGGAGCACATTCTTCAGGGCAATCAGCAGAGCAGCTTGGTTGGACCGTTCAACGATCAAGCCACAGAGGAGCTGGATGAGCTCGCCTCTCCTGAAGACTTAGTAATTTTCCTCATGCATCGACTCTTCCCCGAGCTTTTTGAAGAGGGCAATAAAGTGTCAGAGGGCTCAAATTGTTTAAACAGCATGGGCCAACTGATTCTAGACTCTGACAGGATGGAAATCATAAAAACGTACATGGAAACTAATTTTCCTGATGTGCCTGAGGAGAGTTGGCTTCAGGTGTGCATTCAGCACATGGAGGATGCACTCGATTGTCCTCACAGCAACGGCAATGGAAGTGAGCCTGACAACATCAACGACGAGAGCTACGATCTGGCCAGCATTCCTGAGGAAGGTTCTGTCCTGAAGGTTTTGGACATATGTGGCAATGAAAGGACCTCACGAAAGCCCAAAAGGTCACTGCTATCACCCATTGATTTTGACAATATGGAGATCCCTTTACCTAACTTTACTGTTCCACAGGAGCTCCTCTTGTCCAATGAGCAGCTTAAGTATAACTATGAATGTAGCTTGTCCATCGGAAACTTCGCCTCCCGCCTGCTAGTTCTTATGTTCCCTGAGCTCTTCACCCACGAGAACACCCGGAAGCAGTACAACTGCAGCGGTTCTCTCGGGAAAAAGCAGCTGGATCCCCTTCGTGTGAACCTGGTCCGTCATTATGTGCAGCTGGTCTACCCGCAAGCAAGGAACGACCGAGTGTGGACAATGGAGTTTGTGGGCAAACTTGACGAGAGGTGCCGTAGACGGGACACCGAACAGAGAAGATCCTACCTGCAGCATCGCAAAGTGTATGGTCAAGATGCAGAGCAGGACTTTGGCCTGAACCAGCTCCATCCAGATGCCTTGAGGGAGGATCCAGAAATTCCCTTGTTGCCCCCCGAGAAAAGCAGTAAAGACTTTTGCAAAATTCCTCTGGATGAACTAACTGTATCCAAACCAGACTTCCCGGTCCAGTCAGTTTACCTGCTCTCGGATGTGGAAGTTCGGGAAATAGTCCAGCAGAGTCTCTCTGTGGGGAACTTTGCCGCACGACTGTTGGTGCGCCTCTTCCCAGAACTATTCACGCAGGACAACCTGCGACTGCAGTACAACCATTCTGGGGCCTGCAACAAGAAACAGCTGGACCCAGCGCGCCTCAGACTTATCCGCCACTACGTGGAAACTGTGTATCCTGTGGAGAAAATGGAGGAGGTGTGGCACTACGAGTGTGTGCCAAGCATCGACGAGCGCTGCAGGCGCCCTAATCGGAAGAAATGTGACATTCTGAAGAAGGCTAAAAGGTCAAACAGTGTGTTGTAG
- the mtres1 gene encoding mitochondrial transcription rescue factor 1 isoform X1 — MTAAGEERLRHSHYQSSSMHSLLVQALAMRQLGRLNPRHLLAAGYGPAQTEWCPRTIHTRQLWGCSTYSALGCTRTALCSRDAVRRWTVHQLRFKSNKKKGAAKPIQEEEEEEEDEEQNPESDYEDEVEEDPNILKDYKDIEKYVESLRYDAILRAGLDVAHNKIEDSFYSNNLRLNGQPLIKKSKTVKVGDTLDMVLSENSGAKTVTLKRVILKKFLGKSNNAEKHKISLRRWKFIELPQDEAFKPRSPV; from the exons ATGACAGCAGCAGGCGAGGAGAGGTTGCGTCATAG TCACTACCAGAGCTCCAGCATGCATAGTTTGTTGGTCCAAGCTCTTGCTATGAGGCAGCTAGGAAGGCTGAACCCGCGCCACCTGCTAGCTGCTGGTTACGGACCTGCACAGACCGAATGGTGTCCCAGAACCATCCATACACGCCAGCTGTGGGGCTGCTCCACTTATTCCGCACTGGGTTGCACAAGGACGGCTCTCTGTAGCAGGGATGCTGTCAGAAGATGGACTGTCCATCAGCTGAGGTTCAAAAGCAACAAAAAGAAAGGTGCTGCTAAGCCaatacaagaagaagaagaagaagaagaggatgaaGAACAAAACCCTGAGAGCGATTATGAAGATGAAGTGGAGGAGGACCCAAACATACTAAAGGACTATAAAGACATTGAAAAATATGTAGAGTCCTTGCGTTATGATGCCATTTTGCGAGCCGGCCTGGACGTAGCACATAA TAAAATCGAAGACAGCTTTTACAGCAACAATCTCCGACTAAATGGACAACCCCTCATCAAGAAAAGTAAAACG GTAAAAGTTGGGGACACTTTGGACATGGTGCTGTCAGAGAACTCAGGTGCAAAGACTGTTACTCTAAAAAGAGTCATCCTCAAAAAGTTTCTGGGTAAATCCAACAATGCGGAAAAGCACAAAATTTCCTTACGGCGGTGGAAGTTTATAGAGTTACCGCAGGATGAGGCCTTCAAGCCTCGAAGCCCAGTATGA
- the bend3 gene encoding BEN domain-containing protein 3 isoform X3, with the protein MEPDAKQYSTSKRVRIAGEMRHYLTDDSSRQEPLCLSTSNVKRDNIRGKSRVSYRKPLFSISHRISEKKNTPSVDQQADQGAGHKAGLFSSALLSSEGNGLPEALSSLDGSGQVWSKDSNLYPLIEKMFFILNSLSSSMTQLHSKVDLLSLEVMRIKKHIKPVEMVADFQPPPEYLLTSEELNSLMKQTSSAGELGCRLLVHLFPELFKARERSHDCVTSKRSLESLHLQLIRNYVEACYPSVRNLSVWQDECLPQLNDFFNRFWAQRDMESGRLLRKQTIAGEEITAAHPQTYRFINEQGREEHILQGNQQSSLVGPFNDQATEELDELASPEDLVIFLMHRLFPELFEEGNKVSEGSNCLNSMGQLILDSDRMEIIKTYMETNFPDVPEESWLQVCIQHMEDALDCPHSNGNGSEPDNINDESYDLASIPEEGSVLKVLDICGNERTSRKPKRSLLSPIDFDNMEIPLPNFTVPQELLLSNEQLKYNYECSLSIGNFASRLLVLMFPELFTHENTRKQYNCSGSLGKKQLDPLRVNLVRHYVQLVYPQARNDRVWTMEFVGKLDERCRRRDTEQRRSYLQHRKVYGQDAEQDFGLNQLHPDALREDPEIPLLPPEKSSKDFCKIPLDELTVSKPDFPVQSVYLLSDVEVREIVQQSLSVGNFAARLLVRLFPELFTQDNLRLQYNHSGACNKKQLDPARLRLIRHYVETVYPVEKMEEVWHYECVPSIDERCRRPNRKKCDILKKAKRSNSVL; encoded by the exons ATGGAGCCTGACGCTAAGCAGTACTCAACTAGCAAGCGAGTCAGAATCGCAGGAGAG ATGAGGCACTACTTGACAGATGACAGCAGCCGCCAGGAGCCTCTGTGTCTCAGCACGAGCAACGTTAAGAGGGACAACATCCGTGGGAAATCCAGAGTTTCTTACAGAAAGCCTCTGTTCAGTATCTCCCACAGGATCTCTGAGAAGAAGAACACGCCAAGTGTAGATCAGCAGGCTGATCAAGGTGCTGGACATAAGGCTGGCCTCTTCTCTTCCGCTCTCCTAAGTTCAGAAGGAAATGGCTTACCGGAAGCTTTGTCAAGCCTGGATGGTTCAGGCCAAGTGTGGTCAAAAGACTCTAACCTCTACCCTCTGAttgagaaaatgtttttcattctcAACAGTCTAAGTTCCAGCATGACTCAGTTGCATAGCAAAGTGGACCTTTTAAGTCTTGAGGTTATGCGAATAAAGAAGCATATCAAACCAGTGGAGATGGTGGCAGACTTCCAACCTCCTCCTGAGTATCTGCTAACAAGCGAAGAGTTGAATTCTTTAATGAAGCAGACATCCAGTGCTGGGGAGCTGGGGTGTCGCTTACTGGTACATCTCTTCCCCGAGCTGTTCAAAGCCAGGGAGCGCTCCCATGACTGTGTGACAAGCAAGAGATCACTGGAGTCTCTACATCTGCAGCTGATCCGTAACTATGTGGAGGCATGCTATCCATCGGTCAGGAACCTTAGTGTTTGGCAGGATGAGTGTCTCCCTCAGCTAAATGACTTTTTTAATCGTTTCTGGGCTCAGAGGGACATGGAAAGCGGTAGGCTGCTAAGGAAGCAGACAATAGCAGGGGAAGAGATCACAGCGGCACATCCTCAAACCTATCGTTTCATAAATGAGCAGGGTCGTGAGGAGCACATTCTTCAGGGCAATCAGCAGAGCAGCTTGGTTGGACCGTTCAACGATCAAGCCACAGAGGAGCTGGATGAGCTCGCCTCTCCTGAAGACTTAGTAATTTTCCTCATGCATCGACTCTTCCCCGAGCTTTTTGAAGAGGGCAATAAAGTGTCAGAGGGCTCAAATTGTTTAAACAGCATGGGCCAACTGATTCTAGACTCTGACAGGATGGAAATCATAAAAACGTACATGGAAACTAATTTTCCTGATGTGCCTGAGGAGAGTTGGCTTCAGGTGTGCATTCAGCACATGGAGGATGCACTCGATTGTCCTCACAGCAACGGCAATGGAAGTGAGCCTGACAACATCAACGACGAGAGCTACGATCTGGCCAGCATTCCTGAGGAAGGTTCTGTCCTGAAGGTTTTGGACATATGTGGCAATGAAAGGACCTCACGAAAGCCCAAAAGGTCACTGCTATCACCCATTGATTTTGACAATATGGAGATCCCTTTACCTAACTTTACTGTTCCACAGGAGCTCCTCTTGTCCAATGAGCAGCTTAAGTATAACTATGAATGTAGCTTGTCCATCGGAAACTTCGCCTCCCGCCTGCTAGTTCTTATGTTCCCTGAGCTCTTCACCCACGAGAACACCCGGAAGCAGTACAACTGCAGCGGTTCTCTCGGGAAAAAGCAGCTGGATCCCCTTCGTGTGAACCTGGTCCGTCATTATGTGCAGCTGGTCTACCCGCAAGCAAGGAACGACCGAGTGTGGACAATGGAGTTTGTGGGCAAACTTGACGAGAGGTGCCGTAGACGGGACACCGAACAGAGAAGATCCTACCTGCAGCATCGCAAAGTGTATGGTCAAGATGCAGAGCAGGACTTTGGCCTGAACCAGCTCCATCCAGATGCCTTGAGGGAGGATCCAGAAATTCCCTTGTTGCCCCCCGAGAAAAGCAGTAAAGACTTTTGCAAAATTCCTCTGGATGAACTAACTGTATCCAAACCAGACTTCCCGGTCCAGTCAGTTTACCTGCTCTCGGATGTGGAAGTTCGGGAAATAGTCCAGCAGAGTCTCTCTGTGGGGAACTTTGCCGCACGACTGTTGGTGCGCCTCTTCCCAGAACTATTCACGCAGGACAACCTGCGACTGCAGTACAACCATTCTGGGGCCTGCAACAAGAAACAGCTGGACCCAGCGCGCCTCAGACTTATCCGCCACTACGTGGAAACTGTGTATCCTGTGGAGAAAATGGAGGAGGTGTGGCACTACGAGTGTGTGCCAAGCATCGACGAGCGCTGCAGGCGCCCTAATCGGAAGAAATGTGACATTCTGAAGAAGGCTAAAAGGTCAAACAGTGTGTTGTAG
- the LOC133646392 gene encoding transmembrane protein 151B-like, which yields MSPPASAASESSATTVFEEDAREEQKPHKQSLSKSLCRESFWKCLLLSILMYGCMGAMVWCHVTEVTRLTFDSAFKGKSMMYHDSPCSDGYIYIPLALLGMLYLVYLVECWHCHAKNELQHKVDVEGIYERIQRMQQAKPCIWWKAISYHYVRRTRQVTRYRNGDAYTSTQVYHERVNTHVAEAEFDYGHCGVKDVSKQLLNLEKSALTKMRFTKCFSFANVESENSYLTQRARFFTDNEGLDDYMEAREGMHLKNIELKEYIMALSDPDQHPWYLSHYVFWFASFLTFSWPLRVFTEYRTAYVHYRVEKLFGHDYIPVTPCDDRPYWRRIPRVNTIDSTELEWHIRSNQQLVPSYSEAGLMDLAQCPSNFSGIRQNCERCHRAISCSSVFSRSALSVCTGASSRIPFSGSRFSLARRYGSQRSCFWRSGSLDDQESPSENTRCLSERLTTDDEEPPDYDNALCYPVLIVHCSENCHNHRSFHRNGSCVETSL from the coding sequence CAAAAACCCCATAAGCAATCGCTGAGCAAGTCGTTGTGTCGGGAGAGTTTCTGGAAATGTCTTCTCCTGTCTATTCTCATGTACGGCTGCATGGGGGCGATGGTTTGGTGTCACGTCACAGAGGTGACCCGCCTCACATTTGACAGCGCATTCAAAGGGAAATCCATGATGTACCATGACAGCCCCTGCTCTGATGGCTACATATACATCCCTCTGGCTCTGCTGGGCATGCTCTACCTGGTCTACCTGGTGGAGTGCTGGCACTGTCACGCCAAGAACGAGCTGCAACACAAAGTAGACGTGGAGGGCATTTATGAGCGAATCCAGAGAATGCAGCAAGCTAAGCCGTGCATCTGGTGGAAGGCCATCAGCTACCACTATGTGCGTCGCACACGGCAAGTCACACGCTATCGCAATGGGGACGCATACACCAGCACCCAGGTTTACCACGAGCGAGTCAACACTCATGTGGCCGAAGCTGAATTTGACTATGGTCACTGTGGCGTGAAAGATGTCTCCAAACAACTCCTCAATTTAGAAAAGTCTGCCCTCACAAAGATGCGCTTCACCAAGTGTTTTAGCTTTGCCAACGTTGAGTCTGAGAATTCCTACCTTACACAACGTGCCAGGTTTTTTACGGACAATGAGGGCCTTGATGACTACATGGAGGCCAGGGAGGGCATGCACCTGAAAAACATTGAGTTAAAGGAATATATCATGGCTCTGTCTGACCCAGACCAACACCCCTGGTATCTGTCCCATTACGTCTTTTGGTTTGCCTCGTTCCTCACCTTCTCATGGCCTCTACGGGTCTTCACGGAGTATCGCACCGCATATGTCCACTATCGTGTTGAAAAACTCTTTGGACATGATTACATCCCAGTGACGCCATGTGATGATCGCCCGTATTGGAGACGCATCCCTCGTGTAAACACCATCGACAGCACAGAGTTGGAGTGGCACATTCGGTCCAATCAGCAGTTGGTGCCCAGTTACTCAGAGGCAGGCCTCATGGACCTAGCCCAATGCCCTTCCAACTTCAGCGGCATTCGGCAGAACTGTGAGCGATGCCACAGAGCCATCAGTTGCTCTTCAGTGTTCTCCAGAAGCGCCCTCAGTGTCTGTACAGGAGCCAGCTCCCGAATCCCTTTCAGTGGCAGCAGATTCTCCCTGGCTCGGCGCTACGGATCACAACGGAGCTGCTTTTGGAGAAGCGGCAGTTTGGACGACCAGGAGAGTCCCAGTGAAAACACCCGCTGTCTTTCAGAGCGCCTCACCACAGACGATGAAGAACCTCCAGACTATGACAACGCACTCTGCTACCCGGTGCTCATTGTCCACTGCAGTGAGAATTGCCACAATCACAGGTCTTTCCACAGAAACGGCTCCTGTGTGGAGACTTCTCTATGA
- the bend3 gene encoding BEN domain-containing protein 3 isoform X2: protein MNSSEYGDASDETMLEKEHKHVKKSKETEDFAVCEALGECGGGSPGANEAGKRTSAEMEPDAKQYSTSKRVRIAGEMRHYLTDDSSRQEPLCLSTSNVKRDNIRGKSRVSYRKPLFSISHRISEKKNTPSVDQQADQGAGHKAGLFSSALLSSEGNGLPEALSSLDGSGQVWSKDSNLYPLIEKMFFILNSLSSSMTQLHSKVDLLSLEVMRIKKHIKPVEMVADFQPPPEYLLTSEELNSLMKQTSSAGELGCRLLVHLFPELFKARERSHDCVTSKRSLESLHLQLIRNYVEACYPSVRNLSVWQDECLPQLNDFFNRFWAQRDMESGRLLRKQTIAGEEITAAHPQTYRFINEQGREEHILQGNQQSSLVGPFNDQATEELDELASPEDLVIFLMHRLFPELFEEGNKVSEGSNCLNSMGQLILDSDRMEIIKTYMETNFPDVPEESWLQVCIQHMEDALDCPHSNGNGSEPDNINDESYDLASIPEEGSVLKVLDICGNERTSRKPKRSLLSPIDFDNMEIPLPNFTVPQELLLSNEQLKYNYECSLSIGNFASRLLVLMFPELFTHENTRKQYNCSGSLGKKQLDPLRVNLVRHYVQLVYPQARNDRVWTMEFVGKLDERCRRRDTEQRRSYLQHRKVYGQDAEQDFGLNQLHPDALREDPEIPLLPPEKSSKDFCKIPLDELTVSKPDFPVQSVYLLSDVEVREIVQQSLSVGNFAARLLVRLFPELFTQDNLRLQYNHSGACNKKQLDPARLRLIRHYVETVYPVEKMEEVWHYECVPSIDERCRRPNRKKCDILKKAKRSNSVL from the exons AACACAAGCATGTTAAAAAATCTAAAGAGACTGAGGACTTTGCTGTTTGTGAGGCACTGGGAGAGTGTGGGGGAGGATCTCCTGGGGCCAATGAGGCTGGTAAACGGACCTCTGCAGAAATGGAGCCTGACGCTAAGCAGTACTCAACTAGCAAGCGAGTCAGAATCGCAGGAGAG ATGAGGCACTACTTGACAGATGACAGCAGCCGCCAGGAGCCTCTGTGTCTCAGCACGAGCAACGTTAAGAGGGACAACATCCGTGGGAAATCCAGAGTTTCTTACAGAAAGCCTCTGTTCAGTATCTCCCACAGGATCTCTGAGAAGAAGAACACGCCAAGTGTAGATCAGCAGGCTGATCAAGGTGCTGGACATAAGGCTGGCCTCTTCTCTTCCGCTCTCCTAAGTTCAGAAGGAAATGGCTTACCGGAAGCTTTGTCAAGCCTGGATGGTTCAGGCCAAGTGTGGTCAAAAGACTCTAACCTCTACCCTCTGAttgagaaaatgtttttcattctcAACAGTCTAAGTTCCAGCATGACTCAGTTGCATAGCAAAGTGGACCTTTTAAGTCTTGAGGTTATGCGAATAAAGAAGCATATCAAACCAGTGGAGATGGTGGCAGACTTCCAACCTCCTCCTGAGTATCTGCTAACAAGCGAAGAGTTGAATTCTTTAATGAAGCAGACATCCAGTGCTGGGGAGCTGGGGTGTCGCTTACTGGTACATCTCTTCCCCGAGCTGTTCAAAGCCAGGGAGCGCTCCCATGACTGTGTGACAAGCAAGAGATCACTGGAGTCTCTACATCTGCAGCTGATCCGTAACTATGTGGAGGCATGCTATCCATCGGTCAGGAACCTTAGTGTTTGGCAGGATGAGTGTCTCCCTCAGCTAAATGACTTTTTTAATCGTTTCTGGGCTCAGAGGGACATGGAAAGCGGTAGGCTGCTAAGGAAGCAGACAATAGCAGGGGAAGAGATCACAGCGGCACATCCTCAAACCTATCGTTTCATAAATGAGCAGGGTCGTGAGGAGCACATTCTTCAGGGCAATCAGCAGAGCAGCTTGGTTGGACCGTTCAACGATCAAGCCACAGAGGAGCTGGATGAGCTCGCCTCTCCTGAAGACTTAGTAATTTTCCTCATGCATCGACTCTTCCCCGAGCTTTTTGAAGAGGGCAATAAAGTGTCAGAGGGCTCAAATTGTTTAAACAGCATGGGCCAACTGATTCTAGACTCTGACAGGATGGAAATCATAAAAACGTACATGGAAACTAATTTTCCTGATGTGCCTGAGGAGAGTTGGCTTCAGGTGTGCATTCAGCACATGGAGGATGCACTCGATTGTCCTCACAGCAACGGCAATGGAAGTGAGCCTGACAACATCAACGACGAGAGCTACGATCTGGCCAGCATTCCTGAGGAAGGTTCTGTCCTGAAGGTTTTGGACATATGTGGCAATGAAAGGACCTCACGAAAGCCCAAAAGGTCACTGCTATCACCCATTGATTTTGACAATATGGAGATCCCTTTACCTAACTTTACTGTTCCACAGGAGCTCCTCTTGTCCAATGAGCAGCTTAAGTATAACTATGAATGTAGCTTGTCCATCGGAAACTTCGCCTCCCGCCTGCTAGTTCTTATGTTCCCTGAGCTCTTCACCCACGAGAACACCCGGAAGCAGTACAACTGCAGCGGTTCTCTCGGGAAAAAGCAGCTGGATCCCCTTCGTGTGAACCTGGTCCGTCATTATGTGCAGCTGGTCTACCCGCAAGCAAGGAACGACCGAGTGTGGACAATGGAGTTTGTGGGCAAACTTGACGAGAGGTGCCGTAGACGGGACACCGAACAGAGAAGATCCTACCTGCAGCATCGCAAAGTGTATGGTCAAGATGCAGAGCAGGACTTTGGCCTGAACCAGCTCCATCCAGATGCCTTGAGGGAGGATCCAGAAATTCCCTTGTTGCCCCCCGAGAAAAGCAGTAAAGACTTTTGCAAAATTCCTCTGGATGAACTAACTGTATCCAAACCAGACTTCCCGGTCCAGTCAGTTTACCTGCTCTCGGATGTGGAAGTTCGGGAAATAGTCCAGCAGAGTCTCTCTGTGGGGAACTTTGCCGCACGACTGTTGGTGCGCCTCTTCCCAGAACTATTCACGCAGGACAACCTGCGACTGCAGTACAACCATTCTGGGGCCTGCAACAAGAAACAGCTGGACCCAGCGCGCCTCAGACTTATCCGCCACTACGTGGAAACTGTGTATCCTGTGGAGAAAATGGAGGAGGTGTGGCACTACGAGTGTGTGCCAAGCATCGACGAGCGCTGCAGGCGCCCTAATCGGAAGAAATGTGACATTCTGAAGAAGGCTAAAAGGTCAAACAGTGTGTTGTAG
- the mtres1 gene encoding mitochondrial transcription rescue factor 1 isoform X2, with product MHSLLVQALAMRQLGRLNPRHLLAAGYGPAQTEWCPRTIHTRQLWGCSTYSALGCTRTALCSRDAVRRWTVHQLRFKSNKKKGAAKPIQEEEEEEEDEEQNPESDYEDEVEEDPNILKDYKDIEKYVESLRYDAILRAGLDVAHNKIEDSFYSNNLRLNGQPLIKKSKTVKVGDTLDMVLSENSGAKTVTLKRVILKKFLGKSNNAEKHKISLRRWKFIELPQDEAFKPRSPV from the exons ATGCATAGTTTGTTGGTCCAAGCTCTTGCTATGAGGCAGCTAGGAAGGCTGAACCCGCGCCACCTGCTAGCTGCTGGTTACGGACCTGCACAGACCGAATGGTGTCCCAGAACCATCCATACACGCCAGCTGTGGGGCTGCTCCACTTATTCCGCACTGGGTTGCACAAGGACGGCTCTCTGTAGCAGGGATGCTGTCAGAAGATGGACTGTCCATCAGCTGAGGTTCAAAAGCAACAAAAAGAAAGGTGCTGCTAAGCCaatacaagaagaagaagaagaagaagaggatgaaGAACAAAACCCTGAGAGCGATTATGAAGATGAAGTGGAGGAGGACCCAAACATACTAAAGGACTATAAAGACATTGAAAAATATGTAGAGTCCTTGCGTTATGATGCCATTTTGCGAGCCGGCCTGGACGTAGCACATAA TAAAATCGAAGACAGCTTTTACAGCAACAATCTCCGACTAAATGGACAACCCCTCATCAAGAAAAGTAAAACG GTAAAAGTTGGGGACACTTTGGACATGGTGCTGTCAGAGAACTCAGGTGCAAAGACTGTTACTCTAAAAAGAGTCATCCTCAAAAAGTTTCTGGGTAAATCCAACAATGCGGAAAAGCACAAAATTTCCTTACGGCGGTGGAAGTTTATAGAGTTACCGCAGGATGAGGCCTTCAAGCCTCGAAGCCCAGTATGA